The following are from one region of the Knoellia sp. p5-6-4 genome:
- a CDS encoding bifunctional 3,4-dihydroxy-2-butanone-4-phosphate synthase/GTP cyclohydrolase II, whose protein sequence is MSGLATVEEALAALRSGRPVLVTDDEHRENEGDVVLAAETVTAEWMAWTIRHTSGYICAPMTDDVADRLDLPLMVPDNRDPLRTAYTVTVDAAGGVTTGISAADRAHTVRTLADPASTADSLTRPGHVVPLRAKEGGVLVRPGHTEATVDLCRLAGLAPVGAIGELVNDDGTMMRLPGVLALGEEHDLPVITIEQLAAWRQRHDRVQRLAETVLPTEHGTFTVTGFRDVITGDEHLALVSPRGLGGKAPLVRLHSECLTGDMLGSQRCDCGPQLQRALQRVAAEGGVVVYLRGHEGRGVGLLAKLQAYALQDAGLDTVDAQVELGLPVDAREYAAGAAILTGLGIHAVRLLTNNPMKVNAMREHGIEVAAVERISIAPVASNATYLRTKRDRMGHDLILGAHDSGATA, encoded by the coding sequence ATGAGCGGACTGGCGACCGTCGAGGAGGCACTGGCCGCCCTGCGGTCGGGGCGGCCCGTGCTCGTCACCGACGACGAGCACCGCGAGAACGAGGGCGACGTCGTCCTCGCCGCCGAGACCGTCACGGCCGAGTGGATGGCATGGACCATCCGGCACACCTCCGGCTACATCTGCGCGCCGATGACCGACGACGTGGCCGACCGGCTCGACCTGCCGCTGATGGTGCCCGACAACCGCGACCCGCTGCGCACCGCCTACACCGTGACGGTCGACGCGGCCGGGGGCGTCACCACCGGCATCTCCGCGGCCGACCGCGCCCACACTGTGCGCACCCTTGCCGACCCGGCGTCCACGGCCGACAGCCTGACCCGTCCCGGCCACGTCGTACCCCTGCGTGCCAAGGAGGGCGGTGTGCTGGTGCGTCCCGGCCACACCGAGGCGACCGTGGACCTCTGCCGGCTGGCGGGGCTGGCTCCGGTCGGGGCCATCGGCGAGCTGGTCAACGACGACGGCACGATGATGCGCCTGCCGGGGGTGCTCGCCCTCGGCGAGGAGCATGACCTGCCGGTCATCACCATCGAACAGCTCGCGGCCTGGCGGCAGCGGCACGACAGGGTGCAGCGGCTGGCCGAGACGGTGTTGCCGACCGAGCACGGGACCTTCACCGTGACCGGTTTCCGTGACGTCATCACGGGCGACGAGCACCTTGCGCTGGTCAGCCCCCGCGGGCTCGGCGGCAAGGCTCCGCTGGTGCGGCTGCACTCCGAGTGCCTCACCGGCGACATGCTCGGCTCGCAGCGGTGTGACTGCGGGCCCCAGCTGCAGCGAGCCCTGCAGCGGGTGGCCGCGGAAGGCGGTGTGGTGGTCTACCTGCGCGGCCACGAGGGGCGCGGGGTGGGGCTGCTCGCCAAGCTCCAGGCCTACGCCCTCCAGGACGCAGGTCTCGACACCGTCGACGCCCAGGTCGAGCTGGGACTGCCCGTCGACGCCCGCGAGTACGCGGCCGGCGCCGCCATCCTCACCGGGCTGGGCATCCACGCGGTGCGCCTGCTCACGAACAACCCGATGAAGGTGAACGCCATGCGAGAGCACGGGATCGAGGTGGCGGCGGTCGAGCGGATCAGCATCGCGCCGGTCGCCAGCAACGCGACCTACCTGCGCACCAAGCGCGACCGGATGGGCCACGACCTCATCCTCGGCGCCCACGACTCCGGGGCCACGGCGTGA
- a CDS encoding nicotinamide mononucleotide transporter family protein, producing the protein MNILEWLYEAHVTIAGHDIAWREIIGNGFGFASAIGGLRRRVWAWPVGIVGNVLLFTVFIAATFDAQAQQPLFGQAGRQVFFIITSVYGWWRWSEQKRARHDASGHAITPRWATPRERTAYLLAAAGGVVVLQWVFSVVGAGWPAPRWYYWCDAWIFVGSMLATYAMARGWNEFWLAWIAVDLVGVPLLWHSGYYPTAILFIVYGVLVVYGFFVWLRASRVEGAAAPELEGARA; encoded by the coding sequence ATGAACATCCTCGAGTGGCTCTACGAGGCGCACGTGACCATCGCCGGTCACGACATCGCCTGGCGGGAGATCATCGGCAACGGCTTCGGGTTCGCCTCGGCCATCGGGGGCCTGCGTCGCAGGGTCTGGGCGTGGCCGGTCGGGATCGTCGGGAACGTGCTGCTCTTCACCGTGTTCATCGCGGCAACGTTCGACGCCCAGGCCCAGCAGCCGCTGTTCGGCCAGGCCGGACGCCAGGTGTTCTTCATCATCACCAGCGTCTACGGCTGGTGGCGCTGGAGCGAGCAGAAGAGGGCTCGGCACGACGCGAGCGGCCACGCGATCACGCCGCGCTGGGCGACGCCCCGCGAGCGGACGGCATACCTGCTGGCTGCCGCGGGCGGCGTGGTGGTGCTGCAGTGGGTCTTCTCGGTCGTGGGCGCGGGGTGGCCGGCGCCGCGCTGGTACTACTGGTGCGACGCGTGGATCTTCGTCGGCTCGATGCTGGCGACCTACGCGATGGCGCGCGGCTGGAACGAGTTCTGGCTCGCGTGGATCGCGGTCGACCTCGTCGGTGTCCCGCTGTTGTGGCACTCCGGCTACTACCCGACGGCGATCCTCTTCATCGTCTACGGCGTCCTGGTCGTCTACGGGTTCTTCGTCTGGCTGCGCGCCTCGCGGGTCGAGGGCGCCGCGGCCCCCGAGCTCGAGGGGGCACGCGCATGA
- a CDS encoding riboflavin synthase gives MFTGIVEELGEVAVIEPGADSARMTLRGPLVTSDAVHGASIAVNGVCLTVVEHGAGEFTVDVMAETLRRSSLGALHPGDRVNLERAMAASSRFGGHVVQGHVDGTAEVVERVPGDRWEVVRFSLPADLARYVVEKGSITVDGVSLTVASVDDDSFTVSLIPTTLDLTTLGRKGVGDLVNLEVDVLAKYVERLLTATTSPGTPTPTSPSTSTASTTAPTAKDSA, from the coding sequence ATGTTCACCGGCATCGTCGAGGAGCTCGGCGAGGTGGCCGTGATCGAACCCGGCGCGGACTCGGCCCGGATGACCCTGCGCGGACCGCTGGTCACCAGCGACGCCGTCCACGGCGCATCGATCGCCGTCAACGGGGTGTGCCTGACCGTCGTCGAGCACGGCGCCGGCGAGTTCACGGTCGACGTCATGGCCGAGACGCTGCGCCGTTCCAGCCTGGGGGCGCTGCACCCGGGCGACCGCGTCAACCTCGAACGCGCCATGGCGGCCAGCAGCCGGTTCGGCGGACACGTCGTCCAGGGCCACGTCGACGGCACGGCCGAGGTCGTCGAACGGGTGCCCGGTGACCGCTGGGAGGTGGTGCGGTTCAGCCTGCCGGCCGACCTCGCGCGCTACGTCGTCGAGAAGGGCTCGATCACGGTCGACGGCGTGAGCCTGACCGTCGCCTCGGTGGACGACGACTCGTTCACCGTCTCGCTCATCCCCACCACGCTCGACCTGACGACGCTGGGCCGCAAGGGCGTCGGCGACCTCGTCAACCTCGAGGTCGACGTCCTGGCCAAGTACGTCGAGCGCCTGCTCACCGCGACCACGAGCCCCGGGACCCCCACGCCCACCTCACCATCCACGTCCACTGCCTCCACCACGGCCCCCACAGCGAAGGACTCCGCATGA
- the ribD gene encoding bifunctional diaminohydroxyphosphoribosylaminopyrimidine deaminase/5-amino-6-(5-phosphoribosylamino)uracil reductase RibD, which yields METTARQATDLTHMRRALELAARGPAADANPRVGCVVTDVDGEVVGEGWHRGAGTAHAEVDALGHAGERARGGTAYVTLEPCNHTGRTQPCSAALYAAGLARVVHAQSDPNPRAAGGADVLRGRGVTVDGGVLAEQAHALNRSWTHLVTTGRPWVTWKLAATLDGRSAAADGTSQWITGEAARADVHRLRAECGAILVGTGTALVDDPQLTARRPDGGLYPRQPLRVVMGERELPAGARVLDDAAPTWLLRTRDPKAVLGALADAEVHRLWLEGGPTVAAAFLSAGLVDEVVAYVAPVLLGRGRQTVTDLGITTIDAALRLRPTDITLIGDDVRITADLHDVSAKEEH from the coding sequence ATGGAGACGACCGCCCGGCAGGCAACCGACCTCACCCACATGCGCCGTGCCCTCGAGCTGGCTGCCCGGGGACCGGCTGCTGACGCCAACCCCCGCGTCGGCTGCGTCGTCACGGACGTCGACGGTGAGGTGGTCGGCGAGGGCTGGCACCGCGGCGCCGGCACGGCCCACGCAGAGGTCGACGCGCTGGGCCACGCCGGTGAGCGCGCCCGTGGCGGAACCGCCTACGTGACCCTCGAGCCGTGCAACCACACCGGCCGCACGCAGCCGTGCAGCGCGGCGCTGTATGCCGCGGGGCTGGCCCGCGTCGTCCATGCCCAGTCCGACCCCAACCCCCGGGCTGCTGGTGGCGCGGACGTGCTGCGGGGCAGGGGAGTGACCGTCGACGGAGGAGTGCTGGCCGAGCAGGCGCACGCGCTGAACCGCTCCTGGACCCACCTCGTCACGACTGGCCGCCCCTGGGTCACCTGGAAGCTGGCGGCCACCCTCGACGGCCGCAGCGCCGCCGCCGACGGCACGAGCCAGTGGATCACCGGCGAGGCCGCTCGTGCCGACGTCCACCGGCTGCGCGCGGAGTGCGGCGCCATCCTGGTCGGCACCGGCACCGCGCTCGTCGACGACCCGCAGCTGACCGCTCGGCGCCCCGACGGCGGCCTCTACCCGCGCCAGCCGCTGCGCGTGGTGATGGGGGAGCGGGAGCTGCCCGCGGGCGCAAGGGTTCTCGACGACGCGGCGCCCACGTGGCTGCTGCGCACGCGGGACCCCAAGGCCGTGCTGGGGGCCCTGGCCGACGCCGAGGTGCACCGGCTCTGGCTCGAGGGCGGCCCCACGGTCGCTGCCGCCTTCCTCAGCGCCGGTCTCGTCGACGAGGTCGTCGCCTACGTGGCGCCGGTGCTGCTCGGCCGGGGGCGGCAGACCGTGACCGACCTCGGCATCACGACCATCGACGCGGCCCTGCGGCTGCGTCCCACCGACATCACCCTGATCGGTGACGACGTGCGCATCACCGCCGACCTGCACGACGTTTCCGCGAAGGAGGAGCACTGA
- the rpe gene encoding ribulose-phosphate 3-epimerase, protein MQISPSILSADFANLEAELKRISNADWAHVDVMDGHFVPNLTLGLPVVEALARVSPIPLDCHLMIDDPDRWAPQYAEAGGSSVTFHVEAAADPRRVARDLRAAGARAGMAVKPGTPFAPYEELLPDLDMVLVMTVEPGFGGQSFMADQMPKVAQVREAVRRHGGEIWVQVDGGVSASTIEQCAEAGADVFVAGSAVYGADDAAGAVEELRRLAEKHRH, encoded by the coding sequence GTGCAGATCTCCCCGAGCATCCTGTCCGCAGACTTCGCCAACCTCGAGGCGGAGCTGAAGCGGATCAGCAACGCCGACTGGGCCCACGTCGACGTCATGGACGGCCACTTCGTGCCGAACCTGACCTTGGGCCTACCCGTCGTCGAGGCGCTCGCCAGGGTCAGCCCCATCCCGCTCGACTGCCACCTCATGATCGACGACCCGGACCGCTGGGCGCCGCAGTACGCCGAGGCCGGGGGCTCGTCGGTCACCTTCCACGTCGAGGCTGCCGCCGACCCCCGCCGGGTCGCCCGTGACCTGCGAGCCGCCGGTGCTCGCGCCGGCATGGCGGTCAAGCCCGGCACACCCTTCGCGCCCTACGAGGAGCTGCTCCCCGATCTCGACATGGTGCTCGTCATGACGGTCGAGCCGGGCTTCGGCGGGCAGTCCTTCATGGCCGACCAGATGCCCAAGGTGGCGCAGGTGCGCGAGGCCGTCCGTCGCCACGGCGGCGAGATCTGGGTGCAGGTGGACGGGGGCGTGTCCGCGTCGACCATCGAGCAGTGCGCCGAGGCGGGGGCAGACGTGTTCGTCGCCGGCTCGGCCGTCTACGGCGCCGACGACGCGGCAGGCGCGGTCGAGGAGCTGCGCCGGCTCGCGGAGAAGCACCGGCACTGA
- a CDS encoding PLP-dependent transferase, with protein sequence MSSLRGNGAPDPAHDRTLDSLAVHAGRDDLVALGVHAPPLDLSSTNPLPGVDCGGGSYEAMATGGRPTEGGNVYARLWNPTVARFESALASLERMEEAVAFSSGMAAVTATVLAAAQRSREETGGAAGHVVAVRPLYGGTDHLLASGLLGVETTFCSPFGVAAALRPETCLVVVETPANPTLELVDVAAVVEAAQGRPVLVDNTFATPVLQNPVDQGASLVLHSATKYLGGHGDAVGGIVAADADWAAALRRVRAVTGGILHPMAAYLLHRGLPTLPVRVRSQQASAEKMAAWLSAHPAVRRVFFPGTPEGDPMGLVGRQMRGPGAMVAIQVAGGYEQAARVAGRVRLFTHAVSLGGVDSLIQHPAALTHRPVAPEARPSADVLRLSIGLEDAADLQADLEQALG encoded by the coding sequence ATGAGCAGCCTGCGGGGCAATGGGGCCCCGGACCCAGCACACGACCGGACACTCGACTCGCTCGCGGTGCACGCCGGCCGCGATGACCTCGTGGCCCTGGGGGTCCATGCCCCGCCGCTCGACCTCTCGTCCACGAACCCGTTGCCGGGGGTCGACTGCGGCGGGGGGTCGTACGAGGCGATGGCCACGGGAGGGCGCCCCACCGAGGGCGGCAACGTCTACGCCCGCCTGTGGAACCCCACGGTGGCCCGGTTCGAGTCCGCCCTGGCGTCGCTGGAGCGGATGGAGGAGGCGGTCGCGTTCTCGTCGGGGATGGCTGCGGTCACCGCGACCGTGCTGGCTGCCGCGCAGCGCTCCCGCGAGGAGACCGGCGGGGCGGCGGGCCACGTGGTCGCCGTCCGCCCGCTCTACGGCGGCACCGACCACCTGCTGGCGTCGGGGCTGCTCGGCGTCGAGACGACGTTCTGCAGCCCGTTCGGCGTCGCCGCGGCGCTGCGACCCGAGACGTGCCTCGTGGTCGTCGAGACCCCGGCCAACCCCACGCTCGAGCTGGTCGACGTCGCGGCCGTGGTCGAGGCGGCCCAGGGCCGCCCGGTGCTCGTCGACAACACCTTCGCCACGCCCGTGCTCCAGAACCCCGTCGACCAGGGCGCCTCGCTGGTGCTGCACAGCGCCACGAAGTACCTCGGCGGGCACGGTGACGCGGTCGGCGGCATCGTCGCCGCCGATGCCGACTGGGCTGCGGCCCTGCGCCGGGTCCGTGCCGTGACCGGTGGCATCCTGCACCCGATGGCCGCCTACCTGCTGCACCGCGGCCTGCCCACCCTGCCCGTCCGTGTGCGGTCGCAGCAGGCGTCGGCCGAGAAGATGGCGGCCTGGCTCTCGGCGCACCCCGCGGTGCGTCGGGTGTTCTTCCCGGGCACGCCCGAGGGCGACCCCATGGGGCTGGTGGGACGCCAGATGCGAGGCCCGGGGGCGATGGTGGCCATCCAGGTCGCCGGCGGCTACGAGCAGGCGGCGCGGGTTGCCGGGCGGGTGCGCCTGTTCACCCATGCGGTCTCGCTCGGCGGGGTCGACTCGCTCATCCAGCACCCGGCCGCGCTGACCCACCGGCCCGTGGCGCCCGAGGCCCGGCCGTCGGCCGACGTCCTGCGCCTGTCCATCGGGCTCGAGGACGCTGCCGACCTGCAGGCCGACCTCGAGCAGGCGCTGGGCTGA
- a CDS encoding Lrp/AsnC family transcriptional regulator encodes MATPSSPKKPRAAALDRTDLRILAELEENGRLTNAALAGRVGIAESTCVQRVRALREAGVITRFRAEVDPAALGLGIQAVIKVRLGSHSRDHVKSFHATLADIPGALTIFHVAGEDDYLVHVAVESAAALRDLVLEHITVHPAVRHTETQLVFEVIPGAGVLPRH; translated from the coding sequence GTGGCCACCCCGTCGTCGCCGAAGAAACCGCGCGCTGCCGCTCTCGACCGCACCGACCTGCGCATCCTCGCCGAGCTCGAGGAGAACGGCCGGCTGACCAACGCCGCCCTCGCGGGCCGCGTCGGCATCGCGGAGTCGACCTGCGTCCAGCGGGTCCGCGCCCTGCGCGAGGCAGGCGTCATCACCCGGTTCCGGGCGGAGGTCGACCCCGCCGCGCTCGGGCTCGGCATCCAGGCGGTCATCAAGGTGCGGCTCGGCAGCCACAGCCGCGACCACGTGAAGAGTTTCCACGCGACCCTGGCCGACATCCCCGGGGCGCTGACGATCTTCCACGTCGCCGGCGAGGACGACTACCTCGTGCACGTGGCCGTCGAGTCTGCGGCGGCCCTGCGCGACCTCGTGCTCGAGCACATCACCGTGCACCCGGCCGTGCGGCACACCGAGACCCAGCTGGTGTTCGAGGTCATTCCCGGCGCCGGCGTCCTACCCCGTCACTGA
- a CDS encoding transcription antitermination factor NusB has protein sequence MSERSRRSSGRSGGGPGGRGGPPRRYSAQKPSERSRTTDPQRLAAYTVMRAVADGAYANLELPRVLREKRITGRDAAFTTELLYGAIRLQGLYDPIIAAAAGRPLAKVDANVLDTLRLGAHQLLGMRVPAHAAVDETVGLARKVNGAGAAGFVNAVMRRISERSLAEWLAAVVPPEATPTARLAVEQSHPEWVVKAMRAALLGHHTSTAESVDADLAALLASDNAAPRVSLVARPGLADVDELVEAGAERSPLSPVGAVLGSGDPGGIPAVREGRAAVQDEGSQLLALALAAVPVAADGTEEWLDLCAGPGGKAGLLAALALEAGADLTANEVSPHRADLVRQTLRAAARRARQQGRRLEVRTGDGRDVGEAEPGRYQRVLVDAPCTGLGALRRRPEARWRRTPADLPELGRLQRELLASAIDATAPGGVVAYATCSPHLAETQFVVSDVLKRRDDVEPIDARPFLVAASGTPLDHLGDGPTAQMWPHLHGTDGMFLTLLRKR, from the coding sequence ATGAGTGAGCGGTCCCGCCGCAGCAGCGGCCGGTCGGGCGGAGGGCCAGGTGGTCGCGGAGGTCCCCCACGGCGCTACTCGGCCCAGAAGCCCAGCGAGCGGTCGCGGACGACCGACCCGCAGCGGCTGGCCGCCTACACCGTCATGCGCGCCGTCGCCGACGGCGCCTACGCCAACCTCGAGCTGCCGAGAGTGCTGCGGGAGAAGCGGATCACCGGCCGCGACGCAGCCTTCACCACCGAGCTGCTCTACGGGGCCATCCGCCTCCAGGGCCTCTACGACCCGATCATCGCCGCCGCGGCGGGGCGCCCACTGGCGAAGGTCGACGCGAACGTGCTCGACACCCTTCGCCTCGGCGCCCACCAGTTGCTCGGCATGCGGGTCCCCGCCCACGCGGCCGTGGACGAGACCGTCGGCCTGGCCCGCAAGGTCAACGGCGCGGGCGCCGCCGGGTTCGTCAACGCCGTCATGCGACGGATCAGCGAGCGCAGCCTCGCCGAGTGGCTGGCCGCGGTCGTGCCGCCGGAGGCGACGCCGACCGCCCGGCTGGCCGTCGAGCAGTCGCACCCGGAGTGGGTCGTCAAGGCGATGCGCGCGGCGCTGCTCGGCCACCACACCTCGACGGCCGAGTCGGTGGACGCCGACCTGGCCGCCCTGCTCGCCAGCGACAACGCCGCCCCGCGGGTCTCGCTGGTGGCGCGCCCGGGCCTCGCCGACGTCGACGAGCTCGTCGAGGCCGGCGCCGAGCGCTCGCCCCTCTCACCGGTCGGTGCGGTGCTCGGCAGCGGCGACCCGGGCGGTATACCGGCGGTGCGCGAGGGGCGCGCCGCGGTGCAGGACGAGGGCTCGCAGCTGCTCGCCCTCGCGCTCGCCGCGGTTCCGGTCGCGGCGGACGGCACCGAGGAGTGGCTGGACCTGTGTGCCGGACCCGGCGGCAAGGCGGGGTTGCTGGCCGCCCTCGCCCTCGAGGCCGGCGCGGACCTCACCGCGAACGAGGTGAGCCCGCACCGGGCCGACCTGGTGCGCCAGACCCTGCGGGCGGCGGCCAGGCGTGCCCGGCAGCAGGGCAGGCGGCTCGAGGTGCGCACCGGCGACGGACGCGACGTGGGGGAGGCAGAGCCCGGCCGCTACCAGCGGGTGCTGGTCGACGCCCCCTGCACCGGTCTGGGGGCCCTGCGCCGGCGCCCCGAGGCTCGCTGGCGCCGCACCCCCGCCGACCTGCCTGAGCTCGGCCGGCTGCAGCGAGAGTTGCTGGCCTCGGCCATCGACGCCACCGCACCCGGCGGGGTGGTCGCCTACGCCACGTGCAGCCCGCACCTGGCCGAGACGCAGTTCGTCGTCTCCGACGTGCTCAAGCGCCGCGACGACGTGGAGCCGATCGACGCCCGACCCTTCCTCGTCGCTGCGTCCGGCACGCCCCTGGACCACCTCGGCGACGGGCCCACCGCCCAGATGTGGCCGCACCTGCACGGCACCGACGGGATGTTCCTCACGCTGCTGCGCAAGCGCTGA
- the fmt gene encoding methionyl-tRNA formyltransferase, whose protein sequence is MRLVFAGTPEVALPSLDALLDSRHEVVGVVTRPDARAGRGRSLVPSPVRQRAQEAGLEVLTPTKPSEPEFQERLRELAPDACPVVAYGALVPPSALEIPRHGWVNLHFSLLPAWRGAAPVQHAIMAGDEVTGASTFLLEKGLDSGPVFGVMTETIRPRDTAGELLGRLAEAGAGLLVATLDGIEDGTLVPRPQPGEGVSLAPKIEVDDARVRWSRPATAVDRLVRGCTPAPGAWTLFRGERLKLGPVAPAGGPHEADVPAGLAPGELHVTKRAVAVGTASGAVVLGEVRPHGKKAMPAADWARGVRIQTGERFDDE, encoded by the coding sequence ATGCGGCTGGTCTTCGCCGGCACCCCCGAGGTCGCCCTGCCCTCGCTCGACGCGCTGCTCGACTCCCGCCACGAGGTGGTGGGCGTCGTCACCCGCCCGGACGCCCGCGCCGGACGCGGCCGGTCCCTGGTCCCGTCACCCGTGCGACAGCGCGCGCAGGAGGCCGGCCTCGAGGTGCTCACGCCCACGAAGCCGTCGGAGCCGGAGTTCCAGGAGCGACTGCGGGAGCTGGCTCCGGACGCCTGCCCCGTCGTCGCCTACGGCGCCCTGGTGCCACCGTCGGCGCTGGAGATCCCCCGCCACGGCTGGGTGAACCTGCACTTCTCGCTGCTGCCCGCCTGGCGCGGGGCGGCCCCGGTGCAGCACGCCATCATGGCCGGCGACGAGGTCACCGGCGCCTCCACCTTCCTGCTCGAGAAGGGTCTCGACAGCGGTCCGGTCTTCGGCGTGATGACCGAGACGATCCGTCCGAGGGACACCGCCGGCGAGCTGCTGGGCCGCCTCGCCGAGGCCGGCGCGGGACTGCTGGTGGCCACGCTCGACGGCATCGAGGACGGCACCCTGGTGCCTCGGCCCCAGCCCGGCGAGGGCGTCTCGCTGGCGCCGAAGATCGAGGTCGACGACGCGCGGGTCCGGTGGTCGAGGCCCGCGACCGCCGTCGACCGGCTGGTGCGCGGCTGCACCCCCGCACCCGGGGCGTGGACGCTCTTCCGGGGAGAGCGCCTGAAGCTCGGCCCCGTTGCCCCGGCGGGAGGCCCGCACGAGGCGGATGTCCCGGCCGGACTCGCGCCCGGCGAGCTCCACGTCACCAAGCGCGCCGTGGCGGTGGGCACCGCCTCGGGGGCCGTCGTGCTGGGCGAGGTGCGACCCCACGGCAAGAAGGCCATGCCCGCGGCGGACTGGGCCCGCGGCGTGCGCATCCAGACGGGCGAGAGGTTCGACGATGAGTGA
- the def gene encoding peptide deformylase — translation MSIQNIRLFGDPVLRTPAEPVVDFDNELRQLVRDLTDTMVDAPGAGLAAPQIGVGLRVFTYWVDGELGHLVNPDLDLSSELQEGPEGCLSFPGLQFDTPRALRVVAKGFNQFGEPVLIEGSELLARAIQHETDHLDGILFIDRLDREQRKLAMKAVREAEWAGQPRPTVKVSPHSTFGRGM, via the coding sequence GTGTCGATCCAGAACATCCGCCTCTTCGGCGACCCGGTGCTGCGCACCCCGGCTGAGCCCGTCGTCGACTTCGACAATGAGCTGCGCCAGCTCGTCCGGGACCTGACCGACACCATGGTCGACGCTCCCGGCGCCGGCCTCGCGGCCCCGCAGATCGGCGTCGGCCTGCGGGTCTTCACCTACTGGGTCGACGGGGAGCTCGGCCACCTGGTCAACCCCGACCTCGACCTGTCCAGCGAGCTGCAGGAGGGCCCTGAGGGGTGCCTGTCCTTCCCCGGGCTCCAGTTCGACACCCCTCGCGCGCTGCGCGTGGTCGCCAAGGGCTTCAACCAGTTCGGGGAGCCCGTGCTCATCGAGGGGTCCGAGCTGCTCGCCCGCGCGATCCAGCACGAGACCGACCACCTCGACGGGATCCTCTTCATCGACCGGCTCGACCGCGAGCAGCGCAAGCTCGCCATGAAGGCCGTGCGGGAGGCGGAGTGGGCCGGGCAGCCGCGACCCACCGTGAAGGTCAGCCCGCACAGCACCTTCGGCCGGGGCATGTGA